In a genomic window of Rubidibacter lacunae KORDI 51-2:
- a CDS encoding peptidoglycan D,D-transpeptidase FtsI family protein: MSSLSRRKQQRVRKQQTRRLLVVWLILLLASFALGTRAYWLQIASLQTSGGGKPSLPERARAQRTVPLPPYIPRRAIVDRRGSVLASDRVVYTLYAHPEMFPRLESLVDTSDDAGSDGGAALVDDAAAVADRIAPWLDNYTADELAERFRQQDTGIRVADNLTEDVARAIADARLSGIDLERTYARYYPQHDLAAGIVGYVQRDERSGQAGVEYAREELLSRQGDPLRVQQAGNGQLLPRSLPDNAVQFDDSRLQLTLDLRLQRAAREALRAQMEVFAAKRGTVIVMDVHTGALVALVSEPSFNPNRYFAHELEELQNWAIGDLFEPGSTFKPINVAIALEAGAIEPGTVVYDPGRVTIGGWPISNHDFYSRGGNGSINVAKVLQVSSNVGMIHIMQKLSPRQYYKALLNLGMEKPVGVDLLGETPGHIKSEFQFLNYPIEPATAAFGQGISLTSLKLAQLHATIANGGRLVTPHVARGLVNANGDLQKEFEFPSRRVFSEVTTRAVLKLMETVVTDGSGKPARIPGYRIAGKTGTAQKALNGYYTNARITSFVGIVPVEAPRYVVLAVVDEPTRGVIFGSTVAAPIVKSVMEVLLVLEGVPPSSDPTVELAD, from the coding sequence ATGAGTTCATTGTCTCGCCGCAAACAACAGCGAGTCCGGAAGCAACAAACGCGTCGCTTGCTGGTGGTTTGGTTAATTTTATTGCTTGCCAGCTTTGCCCTCGGTACGCGCGCCTACTGGTTGCAGATCGCGAGTTTGCAAACCTCCGGCGGCGGTAAGCCATCCTTGCCCGAACGTGCTCGGGCTCAGCGGACGGTGCCGCTCCCTCCATACATTCCACGTCGCGCGATCGTCGATCGGCGCGGCAGCGTCCTCGCCAGCGATCGCGTCGTGTACACGCTCTACGCTCATCCGGAAATGTTTCCCAGGCTAGAGAGTTTGGTGGACACCTCAGATGATGCGGGATCGGATGGAGGAGCTGCCTTAGTCGACGACGCTGCAGCGGTTGCAGATCGAATCGCGCCCTGGCTGGATAACTACACGGCAGACGAACTTGCCGAGCGCTTTCGCCAACAAGATACCGGTATCCGCGTCGCCGACAATCTCACTGAGGATGTCGCGCGCGCGATCGCCGACGCGCGGCTCAGTGGTATCGACCTCGAACGCACATACGCACGTTACTATCCACAACACGATCTGGCAGCGGGTATTGTCGGTTACGTGCAGCGCGACGAGCGGAGCGGTCAGGCGGGTGTTGAGTATGCCCGGGAAGAACTGCTATCCCGTCAGGGAGATCCCTTACGAGTTCAGCAAGCAGGGAACGGGCAACTTTTACCGCGATCGCTGCCCGACAATGCCGTGCAGTTTGATGACTCGCGCCTGCAGCTGACGTTGGATCTGCGCTTGCAGCGCGCTGCGCGCGAGGCATTGCGGGCACAGATGGAGGTCTTTGCTGCTAAGCGCGGAACCGTCATCGTCATGGACGTGCATACAGGCGCCCTAGTAGCACTGGTCAGCGAGCCGAGCTTCAACCCCAATCGCTACTTCGCTCACGAACTCGAAGAGTTACAAAACTGGGCGATCGGCGACCTGTTCGAACCCGGTTCTACGTTCAAGCCGATCAACGTGGCGATCGCTTTGGAAGCTGGTGCGATTGAGCCCGGAACAGTGGTCTACGATCCCGGTAGAGTCACTATTGGCGGCTGGCCGATTTCCAACCACGATTTCTACAGTCGTGGCGGTAACGGTAGCATTAATGTCGCCAAGGTGCTGCAGGTTTCCAGCAATGTCGGCATGATCCACATCATGCAAAAGCTGTCCCCGCGCCAATACTACAAGGCGCTGCTGAACTTGGGTATGGAAAAGCCCGTCGGCGTCGATTTGCTCGGCGAAACCCCCGGTCATATTAAGAGCGAGTTTCAATTCTTGAATTATCCGATCGAACCGGCAACTGCCGCTTTCGGGCAAGGGATTTCATTGACGTCGCTCAAGCTAGCGCAACTACACGCCACAATCGCTAACGGCGGTCGCCTCGTTACGCCACACGTGGCGCGCGGATTGGTGAATGCAAATGGTGATTTGCAAAAAGAGTTTGAGTTTCCGTCCCGCCGAGTCTTTTCCGAGGTGACAACGCGGGCAGTCCTAAAACTCATGGAAACCGTTGTTACCGACGGCAGCGGGAAACCCGCGCGCATCCCCGGTTACCGAATTGCAGGGAAAACCGGTACTGCTCAGAAAGCGCTGAATGGCTATTACACCAACGCTAGGATTACGAGTTTCGTTGGCATTGTCCCCGTAGAAGCACCACGCTACGTGGTTCTGGCAGTCGTAGACGAGCCAACACGAGGAGTCATTTTTGGTTCGACCGTTGCCGCACCGATTGTCAAATCCGTGATGGAGGTGCTGCTCGTGCTTGAGGGCGTGCCGCCCTCTTCGGACCCTACGGTCGAACTTGCTGACTGA
- a CDS encoding alpha-D-glucose phosphate-specific phosphoglucomutase has translation MNVKTVSTQPYDDQRPGTSGLRKRVSIFQKPNYLENFIQSLFDSLEGFRGQTLVLGGDGRYYNRTAIQIVLKMAAANGFGRVLVGQGGILSTPAASCIIRKYRAFGGIILSASHNPGGPDGDFGVKYNIGNGGPAPAAVTEAIYARSQEILEYKTIEAVELDLDRLGTSTLGNMAVEVVDSVVDYAELMSSLFDFDRIRDYLRGDFRICMDSMHAVTGPYATAILERQLGAPVGTVLNGLPREDFGGGHPDPNLVYAHDLVDIMFGDGAPDFGAASDGDGDRNMILGNNFFVTPSDSLAVLAANATLVPGYQDGLAGVARSMPTSQAADRVAAKLGIHSYETPTGWKFFGNLLDANKATLCGEESFGTSSSHIREKDGLWAVLFWLNILAVKQQPVADIVRGHWRTYGRNYYSRHDYEGVDKALANVLMEQLRAVIPNLEGKPFGNYTVKYADDFSYTDPVDGSVAQKQGIRIGFADGSRIVFRLSGTGTQGATLRLYVESYEPDSARQNRDTQDALGDLIAIAKDVAQIPTLTGRDRPTVIT, from the coding sequence ATGAATGTCAAGACCGTCTCGACGCAACCCTATGACGACCAGCGACCCGGCACGTCGGGGCTGCGCAAACGGGTTTCTATTTTCCAAAAACCCAACTACCTGGAAAACTTTATTCAGTCGCTTTTTGACAGCCTCGAGGGCTTTCGAGGACAAACTCTTGTCCTCGGTGGTGACGGACGCTATTATAATCGCACGGCTATCCAGATCGTTCTCAAGATGGCTGCGGCGAATGGGTTCGGGCGCGTTCTCGTCGGACAGGGCGGTATTCTTTCTACCCCAGCAGCCTCTTGCATTATTCGCAAGTATCGGGCCTTTGGCGGCATTATTCTCTCGGCTAGCCACAACCCGGGGGGTCCCGATGGCGACTTCGGTGTCAAGTACAACATCGGCAATGGTGGTCCAGCCCCGGCGGCGGTTACCGAAGCAATCTACGCACGCAGTCAGGAAATTCTCGAGTACAAGACTATAGAGGCTGTTGAACTCGATCTCGACCGCCTCGGCACCTCCACGCTTGGCAATATGGCAGTTGAGGTCGTCGATTCTGTGGTCGATTATGCCGAGCTAATGTCGTCGCTGTTCGACTTCGATCGCATTCGCGATTACCTGCGCGGCGATTTCCGAATCTGTATGGACTCGATGCATGCGGTGACAGGACCCTATGCTACGGCGATTCTGGAACGGCAACTCGGTGCGCCGGTCGGTACGGTGTTGAATGGATTGCCTCGCGAGGATTTTGGCGGCGGACACCCCGATCCGAACCTGGTTTACGCTCACGACCTGGTCGACATCATGTTCGGCGATGGCGCTCCCGATTTTGGAGCGGCATCAGATGGTGATGGCGATCGAAACATGATTCTGGGCAACAACTTCTTTGTTACGCCCAGCGACAGCCTTGCCGTTCTAGCAGCTAATGCCACGCTCGTCCCGGGTTATCAGGACGGATTGGCTGGCGTGGCGCGCTCGATGCCCACCTCGCAAGCTGCCGATCGCGTTGCTGCGAAGCTCGGCATCCACTCCTATGAGACGCCGACGGGCTGGAAGTTTTTCGGCAACTTGCTCGATGCAAACAAAGCTACGCTCTGCGGCGAGGAGAGTTTTGGCACGAGCTCCAGCCACATCCGCGAAAAGGACGGACTCTGGGCAGTACTGTTCTGGCTAAATATCCTGGCTGTTAAGCAACAGCCAGTTGCCGACATCGTACGAGGACACTGGCGAACCTACGGCCGCAATTACTATTCGCGCCACGATTATGAGGGTGTCGATAAGGCTCTAGCCAACGTACTGATGGAGCAATTGCGAGCGGTGATTCCCAACCTCGAGGGCAAGCCATTCGGCAATTACACCGTCAAATATGCCGACGACTTTAGCTATACCGATCCCGTTGACGGCAGCGTTGCGCAAAAGCAGGGTATACGCATCGGCTTCGCGGATGGCTCGCGCATCGTCTTCCGGTTGTCGGGCACGGGTACGCAAGGAGCAACCTTGCGCTTGTACGTGGAAAGCTACGAACCCGATTCTGCCCGTCAAAATCGCGACACTCAAGACGCTCTTGGCGACCTCATCGCGATCGCCAAGGATGTTGCCCAAATCCCGACACTGACCGGACGCGATCGGCCAACTGTGATTACGTGA
- a CDS encoding sigma-70 family RNA polymerase sigma factor: protein MSKRTTANKEEATRVLAEDRTQASDRELVRRCQQGDTDAFRHLYRRHQQKVRSLLYQLCGGQVLDDLVQEVFLRAWKGLPKMRQAATFSTWLYRISWNVASDQRRKFALQRRDRAAIQSDRADVAATEAPDLMQLHHRELVQQGLDALAPEQRLLILLHEIEDVPHKEISKILGIPIGTVKSRLFYARRALREYLQQQGVYP, encoded by the coding sequence TTGTCTAAGCGCACAACTGCAAACAAGGAGGAAGCAACGCGGGTGTTGGCAGAAGACCGGACACAGGCCAGCGATCGCGAACTCGTTCGGCGCTGCCAGCAAGGCGACACCGACGCATTCCGTCACCTTTATCGACGCCACCAGCAAAAGGTGAGATCGCTGCTGTATCAGCTTTGCGGCGGACAGGTGCTGGACGATCTGGTGCAGGAAGTATTTCTGCGGGCCTGGAAAGGCTTGCCGAAAATGCGTCAAGCAGCTACTTTTTCCACCTGGCTATACCGCATTAGTTGGAATGTGGCCAGCGACCAGCGTCGCAAGTTTGCTCTCCAGCGCCGCGATCGGGCCGCGATCCAATCCGACCGGGCCGACGTTGCAGCAACTGAAGCGCCCGATTTGATGCAGCTCCATCACCGCGAACTCGTCCAGCAGGGCCTCGATGCCCTCGCTCCCGAGCAGCGCCTGTTGATCCTCCTGCATGAAATCGAAGACGTGCCGCATAAGGAAATCTCCAAAATTCTGGGCATTCCGATCGGGACGGTAAAATCGCGACTGTTCTACGCGCGCCGCGCATTGCGCGAGTATCTGCAACAGCAAGGAGTCTATCCGTGA
- a CDS encoding DUF1257 domain-containing protein, producing MSHFSTLRTKIADAVILKSSLRDLGLTVQFDADVRGYNGQRLRADIVAVLDGDYDLGWSRNSDGTFDLIADLWGVAKKHNQTELINSINQKYAVNKTLADVKQHNLQGANVKLVVQ from the coding sequence ATGTCACACTTTAGCACTCTGCGTACCAAGATTGCCGATGCCGTAATTCTTAAGTCGTCCTTGCGCGACCTCGGTCTGACGGTACAGTTCGATGCAGACGTTCGCGGTTACAACGGTCAGCGCTTGCGTGCTGATATCGTGGCAGTCCTAGATGGCGATTACGATCTAGGTTGGTCGCGCAACAGCGACGGCACCTTCGATCTTATCGCCGACCTCTGGGGCGTGGCGAAGAAGCACAATCAGACCGAGCTGATCAACTCGATCAACCAGAAGTACGCGGTCAACAAAACCCTGGCGGACGTCAAGCAACATAACCTGCAAGGGGCAAACGTCAAACTGGTCGTTCAGTAG
- the ilvB gene encoding biosynthetic-type acetolactate synthase large subunit, translating into MPPAIAIHCKRRTGAYALMDSLKRHGVTHIFGYPGGAILPIYDELYRAEARGDLKHILVRHEQGASHAADGYARATGRVGVCFGTSGPGATNLVTGIATAHMDSIPLVVVTGQVPRNAIGTDAFQETDIFGITLPLVKHSYVVRHASDMARIVAEAFHISSSGRPGPVLIDVPKDVGIEECDYIPVEPGHVNLPGFRPTVKGNSRQIAHAARMLQAAARPLLYVGGGAIAAGAHAEIVQLAEHFQIPVTTTLMGLGAFDERHALSVGMLGMHGTAYANYAVSECDLLVAIGARFDDRVTSKLDEFASRAKVIHIDIDPAEVGKNRAPEVPIVGDVRVCLQQLLARIADLGIDADSSRTHAWCERISRWKRNYPLVVPHPDGKLSPQEVIVAIGQHAPNAFYTTDVGQHQMWAAQFINYGPRRWISSSGLGTMGFGLPAAMGVKVALPDEQVICISGDASFQMNLQELGTLAQYGIAAKTVIINNGWQGMVRQWQQTFFGERYSASNMQSGMPDFVKLCDAYGLKGMVVGDRARLDDAIAEMLAHDGPVLLDAHVTRDENCYPMVAPGKSNAQMLGLPEPQESESPPEPVVCSNCGMANPAAHAFCFHCGTKL; encoded by the coding sequence ATGCCCCCCGCGATCGCCATCCACTGCAAGCGGCGTACAGGAGCTTACGCGCTGATGGATAGTCTCAAGCGCCACGGCGTCACGCACATTTTTGGCTATCCTGGGGGCGCGATCCTGCCGATCTACGACGAACTCTATCGCGCCGAAGCCCGCGGCGACCTAAAGCACATCCTCGTCCGCCACGAACAGGGTGCTTCCCACGCCGCCGATGGGTATGCTCGGGCTACGGGTCGCGTCGGTGTTTGTTTCGGAACCTCCGGTCCCGGTGCGACCAACCTCGTGACTGGCATCGCTACCGCCCATATGGACTCGATTCCGCTCGTCGTCGTCACCGGTCAGGTGCCGCGCAATGCGATCGGGACCGACGCTTTCCAAGAAACCGACATCTTCGGCATTACGCTGCCGTTGGTAAAACATTCCTACGTTGTGCGCCATGCCTCTGACATGGCCCGCATCGTCGCCGAAGCGTTCCACATCTCCAGCTCCGGCCGGCCGGGACCGGTGTTGATCGACGTCCCCAAAGATGTGGGCATCGAGGAATGCGATTACATCCCCGTCGAGCCGGGGCACGTCAATTTACCTGGCTTTCGCCCAACCGTGAAGGGCAACTCGCGTCAGATCGCTCACGCAGCGCGGATGTTGCAGGCGGCGGCACGACCGCTTCTATACGTTGGCGGCGGTGCGATCGCTGCCGGTGCCCACGCCGAGATCGTGCAGCTCGCCGAGCATTTCCAGATTCCCGTTACGACGACGCTGATGGGCCTGGGTGCATTCGACGAACGCCACGCCTTGTCCGTCGGTATGTTGGGGATGCACGGCACGGCTTACGCCAACTACGCCGTCAGCGAATGCGACTTACTCGTGGCGATCGGGGCGCGGTTCGACGATCGCGTTACGAGCAAGCTCGACGAATTTGCTTCCCGTGCCAAGGTCATCCACATCGATATCGATCCAGCAGAGGTCGGTAAGAACCGAGCGCCCGAAGTCCCGATTGTCGGCGATGTAAGGGTTTGCCTGCAACAGCTGCTCGCACGGATTGCCGACTTGGGAATTGATGCCGATAGCAGTCGCACCCACGCCTGGTGCGAGCGCATCTCGCGTTGGAAGCGCAACTACCCGTTGGTAGTCCCGCACCCGGATGGCAAGCTCTCGCCCCAGGAAGTCATCGTCGCTATCGGGCAGCATGCCCCCAACGCCTTCTACACGACCGATGTCGGCCAGCACCAAATGTGGGCTGCGCAGTTTATCAACTATGGCCCGCGGCGTTGGATTTCAAGTTCCGGTTTGGGCACGATGGGTTTCGGGTTACCTGCTGCGATGGGCGTCAAAGTTGCCCTGCCGGACGAACAAGTCATTTGCATCAGCGGCGACGCCAGCTTCCAAATGAACTTGCAGGAACTTGGCACGCTTGCACAGTACGGAATTGCAGCCAAAACTGTCATTATCAACAATGGCTGGCAGGGCATGGTGCGCCAGTGGCAGCAAACGTTCTTTGGCGAACGCTATTCGGCGTCGAATATGCAAAGCGGGATGCCCGATTTCGTCAAGCTCTGCGATGCCTACGGTCTCAAAGGCATGGTGGTTGGCGATCGCGCTCGGCTCGACGACGCCATTGCCGAGATGCTGGCCCACGACGGCCCGGTTTTACTGGACGCCCACGTGACGCGCGACGAAAACTGTTACCCGATGGTCGCACCGGGTAAGAGCAACGCTCAGATGCTCGGACTGCCAGAACCGCAAGAATCCGAATCCCCCCCAGAACCGGTGGTCTGCAGCAACTGCGGCATGGCTAACCCTGCCGCACACGCTTTCTGCTTCCACTGCGGCACCAAGCTATAA
- a CDS encoding Spy/CpxP family protein refolding chaperone has protein sequence MNEQFRHLTGLSTVVLSLSCLLLLSLPSEGATAGECNRFARAQTPIAHASGESNRPPRPRAGAGGPPPTVTIEELNLSNQQLQQISTIRAAYRARIEQRETSLERAQDRLRELMAGTATVSEIRAQYGRVEELRQQLGNLHFESTLEMRNVLTPEQRQELNEMLEERRAKRRCVK, from the coding sequence GTGAACGAACAATTTCGCCACCTGACTGGATTGTCGACTGTAGTATTGTCGCTATCCTGTCTGCTCCTGCTCTCGCTACCGAGCGAGGGTGCAACTGCTGGTGAATGCAACCGTTTTGCACGCGCGCAGACCCCGATCGCGCATGCTAGTGGCGAGTCAAACCGCCCGCCCCGCCCTCGGGCCGGGGCGGGCGGGCCACCTCCGACAGTGACGATCGAGGAACTTAACCTCAGCAACCAACAACTGCAGCAAATCTCGACCATCCGCGCAGCATATCGCGCTCGCATCGAGCAACGCGAGACCAGTCTAGAGAGAGCTCAGGACCGACTGCGCGAGTTAATGGCGGGAACGGCTACGGTAAGCGAGATTCGCGCTCAGTACGGGCGCGTGGAAGAACTGCGCCAGCAGCTCGGCAACCTGCACTTCGAGAGCACCCTGGAGATGCGGAATGTACTGACGCCAGAACAACGTCAAGAACTGAACGAGATGTTGGAAGAGCGTCGCGCAAAACGTCGCTGCGTCAAATAG
- a CDS encoding tetratricopeptide repeat protein produces the protein MGITTGSIVAVDRGNFESAVIATSHERPVLIDFYAKWCGPCQMLGPLLEQLVQEYDFVLAKVDIDRAQDLANQYQVEGVPDVRLAVAGEVLPGFVGALPEPQLRELLETRLQLHSALATGLNEVRAAVAADDLACAKTHLDRLFERYPNHPALTLEAARFLVYGSRFEDAEKLLQAIDVRQIEHYSPAQALIELIHLQQAACSETGSDLDPPFAKAIHFALTEDYDRALPLLLEIVSASRKYRSDGARKAALAIFKLLGADRELTQRYQQELMLVLY, from the coding sequence ATGGGAATCACTACCGGCTCTATTGTCGCAGTAGACCGCGGCAATTTCGAGTCCGCCGTCATCGCCACCTCCCACGAGCGTCCGGTGCTGATCGACTTTTATGCTAAGTGGTGCGGTCCGTGTCAGATGTTAGGACCGCTACTAGAGCAATTGGTCCAGGAGTACGACTTCGTGCTGGCAAAGGTGGATATCGACCGCGCCCAAGACCTGGCAAACCAATATCAGGTCGAGGGCGTCCCGGACGTCCGCTTGGCGGTTGCGGGGGAGGTATTGCCGGGGTTCGTTGGCGCGCTCCCAGAGCCACAACTGCGCGAATTACTGGAAACCCGATTGCAGCTGCACTCGGCGCTGGCAACAGGACTAAACGAGGTACGAGCAGCTGTTGCTGCCGATGACTTAGCGTGCGCAAAGACCCACCTAGATCGCCTCTTCGAACGCTACCCCAACCATCCGGCACTGACTCTCGAAGCAGCGCGTTTCTTGGTTTACGGCAGTCGGTTCGAAGATGCTGAAAAGCTGTTGCAGGCGATCGACGTGCGCCAGATCGAGCACTATTCTCCTGCCCAAGCGCTGATCGAGCTAATTCACTTGCAGCAAGCAGCCTGCAGTGAAACCGGAAGCGACCTCGATCCCCCCTTTGCCAAAGCTATCCATTTCGCGCTAACGGAAGACTACGATCGCGCTTTGCCTTTACTCCTCGAGATCGTAAGTGCGAGCCGCAAGTACCGAAGCGATGGCGCGCGCAAGGCTGCTCTGGCAATTTTTAAGTTGCTCGGTGCCGATCGCGAGCTCACGCAACGCTACCAGCAGGAATTGATGCTAGTGCTTTATTAA
- the ycf46 gene encoding stress-responsive protein Ycf46 produces MKEELSLLFKAQYPLIYLVTSEEERAEQAIAALADLRLSSSSQRRVYVWTVTSGLVEHGQPRTSTQHNTLSPEAAIEWSLRQRDPGIYIFKDLHPFVDSAAVTRWLRDAVASFKGTDKVLVMMSPVQKVPIELEKEVVVLDFPLPSLSELDDVLQEQIDKTNRRVTTDVREKLLKAALGLTRDEAEKVFRKAYVKSAQFTEAEVDIIHTEKKQLIRRNGILEYIEHDETIDAVGGLDELKVWLRQRSDAFTERAREYGLPQPQGMLILGVPGCGKSMIAKTTARLWGLPLLRLDMGRVYDGSMVGRSEANLRNALRTAESISPVILFIDELDKAFSGSAGSADSDGGTSSRIFGSFLTWMQEKTQPVFVMATANRVERLPGEFLRKGRFDEIFFVDLPNTEERAAIFKIHLRKRRPDADRFNPEQLAAASDGFSGAEIEQAIVAAMYDAFAQHREFTQLDIIAAMKSTLPLSRTMTEQVTALREWARQRARPASASVAEYQRLEF; encoded by the coding sequence ATGAAAGAAGAGCTTAGCCTACTTTTCAAAGCTCAATACCCTTTGATCTATCTTGTCACCTCTGAAGAGGAGCGTGCCGAGCAGGCGATCGCCGCTCTCGCCGATTTGCGACTGTCTTCGTCGTCTCAGCGCCGGGTTTACGTGTGGACGGTAACCAGTGGGCTAGTCGAGCACGGTCAACCTCGTACCAGCACTCAACACAACACGCTCTCGCCTGAAGCAGCTATTGAATGGTCCCTACGCCAGCGCGATCCCGGCATCTACATTTTTAAAGACTTGCACCCGTTTGTCGATTCAGCAGCTGTGACGCGATGGTTGCGCGATGCGGTCGCCAGTTTCAAGGGTACGGATAAGGTGCTAGTAATGATGTCGCCTGTACAGAAGGTTCCTATCGAGCTCGAGAAGGAAGTGGTCGTCCTCGACTTCCCGCTGCCCTCCCTCAGCGAGCTCGACGACGTCCTGCAAGAGCAAATCGACAAAACCAATCGTCGCGTGACCACTGATGTGCGAGAAAAGCTACTGAAAGCTGCCCTGGGCTTGACGCGCGATGAAGCCGAGAAAGTTTTCCGCAAAGCTTACGTCAAATCCGCCCAGTTTACCGAAGCGGAAGTTGATATCATTCACACCGAGAAGAAGCAGCTGATTCGTCGGAATGGGATTCTCGAGTACATCGAACACGACGAGACCATCGACGCTGTTGGCGGTCTGGACGAGCTGAAAGTATGGTTGAGACAGCGCTCCGATGCCTTCACCGAGCGTGCTCGTGAGTATGGCTTACCCCAACCCCAAGGCATGCTGATCCTCGGCGTTCCCGGCTGCGGCAAATCAATGATTGCCAAAACAACTGCGCGACTGTGGGGATTACCGCTGCTCCGCCTTGATATGGGTCGCGTGTACGATGGTTCCATGGTCGGGCGATCGGAAGCCAACCTTCGGAACGCGTTGCGCACTGCCGAGTCGATCTCCCCAGTCATCCTCTTTATTGACGAACTTGACAAAGCTTTCTCTGGAAGTGCTGGCTCGGCTGACTCCGATGGTGGGACGTCCAGCCGGATATTCGGGTCTTTTCTGACCTGGATGCAAGAGAAAACGCAACCCGTTTTTGTGATGGCGACGGCAAACCGCGTCGAACGTCTTCCGGGTGAGTTTTTGCGGAAGGGTCGCTTTGACGAAATTTTCTTCGTCGATTTACCCAATACCGAAGAGCGAGCAGCAATCTTCAAAATCCACCTGCGCAAGCGGCGTCCGGATGCCGATCGCTTCAACCCAGAGCAATTGGCTGCTGCATCGGATGGATTTTCTGGAGCCGAGATCGAACAGGCGATCGTTGCAGCTATGTATGACGCTTTTGCTCAACACCGCGAGTTCACCCAGCTCGACATCATTGCTGCGATGAAGTCAACGCTGCCGCTGTCACGGACGATGACCGAGCAAGTGACAGCGCTACGAGAGTGGGCGCGGCAGCGAGCTCGACCGGCTTCTGCTTCAGTAGCTGAGTACCAGCGGCTGGAGTTCTGA
- a CDS encoding Rid family detoxifying hydrolase gives MNQAIQTHRAPAPVGPYNQAVSTDGQLVFVSGQIALDPTTSQLVGADDIVVQTQQVMANLAAVLAAAGTDWSNAVKTTIYLVDLNDFAAVNEIYSTYFDPAIAPARACVEVSRLPKDARIEIECIAAIA, from the coding sequence ATGAATCAAGCAATCCAGACCCATCGCGCTCCTGCTCCGGTCGGACCTTACAACCAAGCCGTCAGCACTGATGGGCAGCTCGTCTTCGTTTCCGGCCAAATTGCTCTCGACCCTACCACTAGCCAGCTCGTCGGCGCGGATGACATTGTCGTTCAAACCCAGCAGGTGATGGCTAACTTGGCTGCCGTTCTCGCAGCCGCTGGCACTGACTGGTCGAACGCGGTCAAAACCACGATTTATCTTGTTGACTTGAACGACTTCGCCGCAGTTAACGAAATCTACAGCACCTATTTTGACCCCGCGATCGCCCCCGCCCGCGCTTGCGTCGAAGTCTCCCGCCTCCCCAAAGATGCTCGCATCGAGATCGAGTGCATCGCCGCGATCGCCTGA